In Prunus dulcis unplaced genomic scaffold, ALMONDv2, whole genome shotgun sequence, the genomic window TGCAAGGTAGTTGCTCAAGCTGAAACTTCCTACAACTGCAAGTGTTATTCATCAAATGTACTTGGCCATCCATATCACCATCCACAACATTATACTCTACGTGATTCAGTTTCACGACATTCATCCTTGAAGCACATTCTAACCTGCGTCTCAACTTCTTCTCCCCAAAGTCAGGGCACAATGTTGATGTAcatttcaaatcaaaatcaagacGTTTACTGAACCATTTCACAAGCagattgatgatttcatcAATCAAATGCACCACTGGTAGCATCCTTGCGAACCGAAGGACTGAGTTGATTGACTCTGCAATATTTGTTGTCATTACATTGTATCGACGTCCATCCATGTGAGCTCTAGACCACTTGTGTAATCCTGCACTTTCAAGATATTGAGAAACCTCATCATTTCCCTTGATCTTGCGAAAATGACGATCAAATTCAGCGATACCATAAGATTTCGTTGCTGGTTCAAAGTATAGCAATAATTTATCAcgttttttcaatttgaaagtGCGTTTCATGTTCCCCTTCATATGGTAAAAGCATATGCCATGTTGCACGTTGGAAAAACGTTGTGCCACACATTCTCTAAGCTAATATTCCAATCAGAAATAATCACAAGATTTGGACACTCACCGATAGCTTCATGAAGCTTACTGAAAAACCAATGCCATGATGCATCCGTCTTTAAATACCCAATTCCAAAAGCAAGAGGATATATATTTCGATTTCCGTCAAATGCATTGGCAATAAAGAGGACACCCTTATACTTACATTTTAAATGCGGGCATCCACAACAATGATTGGCTGCATCGAAGATTGAAACCCGCTAATACATGCCCCAACagccataaaaaaaattcaaaaagtgATCGTTCTCATCGGTGTGGATGTATGTCCTTGTGCCAGAATTCACACGCTCTAATTCATGACAATAAGCTGGAAGGAGAGAATATGCCTCTTCTACTGAATCTCTAGTGGACATTAGAGCTAACTCCCTCGATCTCCAAGCTTTGCAATAATTAATGGTGACACCAAAGTTTTGTTTCACATCTCTGATTATATCACTTGGTGTGTATATTGTGCGAGAATTTTTCAACTTCCGCTTCACTGCATTACCAACGAGTTTAGCACTTGCGTGATGATGCTTGTCATGTACAAAACTCATACCACATTAATGGACCGGATTATATTTCACAATCATGAAGTTCTTTTCTCCATAACTAGATGCACGAAGCCGCCATGGGCATGGACCTTGagaacaaaccacaaccaatcgACTCTTGCAAGACTGCTTCACCTTAAATTCAAAGTGACCTCTCACTGCCGCCAACTGTAACTTGTTGGACAGGGCTTCCTTACTAGAGAAAATTTTCCCAACTTCCAATTTTGGATCCCAATTATTTCGTGAATACGCGCTTtcaatatcttcttcttcatcatttacAGTACCCAAGTTGTGCACGTTTTGTTCACCCATTTGCCTCCAAATATGTCGAATAGAAAGTTCAGACATTGTTCCGAAACCTACCACACCCACTTGTGAAAATGTCTCCAAATGGGCCAAAATAAGAGGGGCTGAGTGCATTTGCAAGCCATTC contains:
- the LOC117612976 gene encoding uncharacterized protein LOC117612976, whose amino-acid sequence is MKGNMKRTFKLKKRDKLLLYFEPATKSYGIAEFDRHFRKIKGNDEVSQYLESAGLHKWSRAHMDGRRYNVMTTNIAESINSVLRFARMLPVVHLIDEIINLLVKWFSKRLDFDLKCTSTLCPDFGEKKLRRRLECASRMNVVKLNHVEYNVVDGDMDGQVHLMNNTCSCRKFQLEQLPCKHVVAVCRFLKLNVYSMASRYYTQNTWLDAYSGNIYLVQPQELWIILEDVQSRVVRPPNAKVMPGRRKKLRILSQGEDILRRKCSRCSGTCHNKSTCKNNVPLPHVGHTL